The following proteins come from a genomic window of Microbacterium sulfonylureivorans:
- a CDS encoding ArsR/SmtB family transcription factor, with protein MTTQAMVPVFAALGDETRWSILAALGEGDASASALAGRLPVSRQAIAKHLAVLQEVGLVEPVRVGREVQYRIVGAQLSATARRLDAIGAEWDRRLAAIKAIAEGL; from the coding sequence GTGACGACACAGGCGATGGTTCCGGTGTTCGCCGCACTCGGCGACGAGACCCGGTGGAGCATCCTGGCGGCGCTCGGTGAGGGGGATGCCTCGGCATCCGCCCTCGCCGGGCGCCTGCCGGTCAGCCGCCAGGCGATCGCCAAGCACCTCGCGGTCCTGCAGGAGGTCGGCCTCGTCGAGCCGGTGCGGGTCGGCCGCGAGGTGCAGTACCGCATCGTCGGCGCGCAGCTGAGCGCCACCGCGCGACGTCTCGACGCCATCGGCGCCGAGTGGGACCGCCGCCTCGCCGCGATCAAGGCGATCGCCGAAGGGCTCTAG
- a CDS encoding aminotransferase class I/II-fold pyridoxal phosphate-dependent enzyme, giving the protein MVLSDRASGAKAAVDTVTTFLARIQALADDPEALDFTFGNPHEMALPGLPTAMRAQLEPRTVDWFAYKTSERSAQEVVAAGLGQELGLPFEPDDIAMTQGAFGAISLAFALLADAGDEVVIPVPGWFCYEPMLIAANLVAVRAPLEPVTFDLDVDAIARAITSRTRIVIVNSPANPTGRVYSKSDWDALAAVLEEASRIHGRRIWILSDEPYRRIRFDGVEFASPAGSYPWTLIDYSYGKVLLAPGQRLGYLAISPQVPSPERAELRAALMPLGLAIGWGFPDAVMQYSVPALETLSLDMAELTRKRDRLYGALSDAGIEVTRPEGTFYLWGRAPGGDAQAFCDALVERGVYVMPGSLFDQPHHFRISLTATGTMIDRALPHILSVAAELGL; this is encoded by the coding sequence ATGGTGCTCTCTGATCGTGCATCCGGCGCGAAAGCGGCCGTCGACACGGTGACGACGTTCCTTGCCCGGATCCAGGCGCTGGCCGATGACCCGGAGGCTCTGGATTTCACCTTCGGCAACCCGCACGAGATGGCTCTTCCCGGGCTTCCTACGGCCATGCGGGCTCAGCTTGAGCCGCGAACGGTCGACTGGTTCGCGTACAAGACGAGCGAGCGGAGCGCGCAGGAGGTGGTGGCAGCCGGGCTCGGGCAGGAACTCGGACTGCCGTTCGAGCCCGATGACATCGCGATGACGCAGGGCGCCTTCGGTGCGATCTCGCTCGCCTTCGCCCTGCTGGCGGATGCCGGCGACGAGGTCGTCATCCCGGTCCCGGGCTGGTTCTGCTACGAGCCGATGCTGATCGCGGCGAACCTCGTCGCCGTGCGCGCGCCCCTCGAGCCCGTCACGTTCGACCTGGACGTCGATGCGATCGCCCGAGCCATCACCTCGCGCACCCGGATCGTGATCGTCAACTCACCCGCCAATCCGACCGGGCGCGTCTACTCGAAGAGCGATTGGGACGCGCTCGCCGCCGTGCTGGAGGAGGCATCGCGCATCCACGGGCGCCGCATCTGGATCCTGTCGGACGAGCCGTACCGGCGCATCCGCTTCGACGGGGTCGAGTTCGCGAGCCCGGCCGGATCGTATCCCTGGACACTCATCGACTACAGCTACGGGAAGGTGCTCCTGGCCCCGGGGCAGCGGCTCGGCTACCTCGCGATCTCCCCGCAGGTTCCCTCCCCGGAGCGGGCCGAGCTGCGCGCCGCCCTGATGCCGCTGGGACTGGCGATCGGCTGGGGCTTCCCGGACGCCGTCATGCAGTACTCCGTCCCCGCGCTCGAGACGCTCTCGCTCGACATGGCCGAGCTGACCCGCAAGCGCGACCGGCTCTACGGTGCGCTGTCGGATGCCGGGATCGAGGTCACCCGCCCGGAGGGCACGTTCTATCTCTGGGGCAGGGCGCCCGGAGGAGACGCGCAGGCGTTCTGCGACGCCCTGGTGGAGCGGGGCGTCTACGTCATGCCGGGCTCGCTCTTCGACCAGCCGCACCACTTCCGCATCTCGCTGACCGCGACCGGGACGATGATCGATCG
- a CDS encoding PLP-dependent aminotransferase family protein, producing the protein MGNDSTDRIVEGLRRWITTAPPGAQVPSNRELTAEYGASPVTVQKAMRVLAGLGLIESRPGVGTFVRAVRTARPADYAWQTAALGAPPSRLLGLPSAQRSTAPDAIALHAGYPDRELLPERLVRSAIARAARTDAAITRSPVAGMPDLQAWFAAELAGAAPAGVTPPSARDVLILSGSQSGLSSLFRALVGPGQPLLIESPTYWGAILAAAQADVTLVPVASGPNGPDLEDVARAFEQTGARAFYVQPTFANPTGAQWSTQLGRDVLELARRHGAFLIEDDWAHDLAIDADPHPIAAADDDGHVIYIRSLTKSVSPALRVAAVTARGPARDRILADRAAESMYVSGLLQAAALDVVTQSAWRTHLRSLRELLRARRDLLVESLREHAPDAHLELTPQGGLNLWLRLPDGIDAAGIVRACEGRGVIIADGTEWFPAEASAPHIRLNYSGRDPDRYPEAARIIGEEIERASTDHPLRGTAVRAD; encoded by the coding sequence ATGGGAAACGATAGCACTGATCGCATCGTCGAAGGCCTGCGCCGATGGATCACCACCGCGCCGCCGGGCGCGCAGGTGCCGTCGAACCGCGAACTCACAGCGGAGTACGGCGCGAGCCCCGTGACCGTGCAGAAGGCGATGCGCGTGCTCGCCGGGCTGGGGCTGATCGAGAGCCGGCCGGGGGTCGGCACGTTCGTCCGCGCCGTCCGCACCGCACGGCCGGCGGACTACGCCTGGCAGACCGCGGCGCTCGGCGCTCCGCCGTCCCGGCTCCTCGGGCTGCCGTCGGCGCAGCGCTCGACTGCCCCCGACGCGATCGCTCTGCACGCGGGCTATCCCGACCGGGAGCTGCTGCCGGAGCGCCTCGTGCGCTCCGCGATCGCGCGCGCTGCCCGGACGGATGCCGCGATCACCCGCTCGCCGGTGGCGGGGATGCCCGATCTGCAGGCCTGGTTCGCCGCGGAGCTCGCCGGGGCGGCGCCCGCCGGCGTCACGCCGCCGTCCGCTCGCGACGTGCTCATCCTGTCGGGGAGCCAGAGCGGCCTGAGCTCGCTGTTCCGCGCGCTCGTCGGGCCGGGGCAGCCGCTGCTGATCGAGTCGCCGACGTACTGGGGCGCGATCCTGGCCGCCGCGCAGGCGGACGTCACGCTCGTCCCCGTCGCGAGCGGCCCAAACGGACCGGACCTCGAAGACGTCGCCCGCGCCTTCGAGCAGACGGGCGCTCGCGCGTTCTACGTCCAGCCGACGTTCGCCAACCCCACCGGTGCGCAGTGGTCGACGCAGCTCGGCCGCGACGTGCTCGAACTCGCTCGCCGTCACGGCGCCTTCCTCATCGAGGACGACTGGGCGCACGACCTTGCGATCGACGCCGACCCGCATCCGATCGCCGCCGCCGACGACGACGGCCACGTCATCTACATCCGGTCGCTCACCAAGAGCGTCTCGCCCGCGCTGCGGGTGGCGGCTGTCACCGCACGCGGGCCGGCCAGGGATCGCATCCTCGCGGATCGCGCCGCCGAGTCGATGTATGTGAGCGGGCTCCTCCAGGCCGCAGCGCTCGATGTCGTCACGCAGTCCGCCTGGCGGACCCATCTGCGCTCGCTGCGAGAGCTGCTGCGCGCTCGCCGCGACCTCCTGGTCGAGAGCCTGCGCGAACACGCTCCCGACGCGCACCTCGAGCTGACGCCGCAGGGCGGGCTCAATCTGTGGCTGCGACTGCCCGACGGCATCGATGCGGCGGGGATCGTGCGCGCGTGCGAGGGCCGCGGCGTGATCATCGCCGACGGAACCGAGTGGTTCCCGGCCGAGGCATCCGCTCCGCACATCCGCCTGAACTACTCGGGTCGCGACCCGGACCGCTATCCCGAGGCCGCCCGCATCATCGGTGAGGAGATCGAGCGCGCGTCGACGGATCACCCTCTTCGGGGGACCGCGGTTCGGGCAGACTGA
- a CDS encoding DMT family transporter, which produces MSGHSSVIVATSPALSMRTGLWWGFLGVVAFSFTVPFTRVALGGLSPLFIGAGRAVVAAALAAAALALTRQALPDRRQWARLAIVAGGVVVGFPLLTSFALTTASATHGAVVIALLPAATAVIAVLRTKERPARAFWVFAGLGAAAAVAFAAIHGGGFGRLQWSDLLLFGAVLAAAIGYAEGGMLSRELGSWQTVSWALVLASPLMIVLTTVSAVQQPPTATPVEWGAFAYLGVVSMFLGFFAWYRGLAIGPMARVSQVQLVQPVMTILWAALLLGEPLTWPTVLGGTAVILCAGLAVRTRLDPKEPR; this is translated from the coding sequence ATGTCAGGACACAGTAGCGTTATCGTCGCGACGTCACCAGCGCTATCCATGCGCACCGGCCTGTGGTGGGGATTCCTGGGCGTCGTCGCCTTCTCGTTCACGGTCCCGTTCACCCGTGTGGCGCTCGGGGGGCTGTCTCCGCTGTTCATCGGCGCCGGGCGCGCCGTGGTCGCCGCCGCGCTGGCCGCCGCCGCATTGGCGCTGACGCGTCAGGCCCTGCCCGACCGCCGGCAGTGGGCCCGCTTGGCGATCGTGGCAGGCGGCGTCGTCGTCGGATTTCCGCTGCTCACGTCTTTCGCGCTGACGACCGCCTCGGCAACGCACGGGGCCGTTGTGATCGCACTCCTCCCCGCGGCGACGGCGGTGATCGCGGTCCTCCGCACGAAGGAGCGGCCCGCACGCGCGTTCTGGGTGTTCGCCGGACTCGGCGCCGCGGCAGCCGTCGCCTTCGCCGCGATCCACGGCGGCGGATTCGGCCGACTGCAGTGGTCGGACCTGCTCCTGTTCGGCGCGGTGCTCGCCGCCGCCATCGGCTACGCCGAAGGAGGGATGCTGTCGCGCGAGCTCGGTTCGTGGCAGACGGTGTCATGGGCGCTCGTGCTCGCGTCGCCCCTGATGATCGTCCTCACCACGGTCTCGGCGGTGCAGCAGCCGCCGACGGCGACGCCCGTCGAGTGGGGCGCATTCGCCTACCTCGGCGTCGTGAGCATGTTCCTGGGGTTCTTCGCCTGGTACCGCGGCCTGGCGATCGGCCCCATGGCGCGGGTGAGCCAGGTGCAGCTCGTGCAGCCCGTCATGACGATCCTCTGGGCGGCCCTGCTCCTCGGCGAACCGCTCACCTGGCCGACGGTCCTGGGCGGGACCGCGGTCATCCTCTGCGCCGGCCTCGCCGTGCGCACCCGCCTCGACCCGAAGGAGCCCCGCTGA
- a CDS encoding class I SAM-dependent methyltransferase, translated as MSSFSSTTHAVTATDEDRALKAKHAAMWASGSYPTVVDEVVHSLGRILVETVDVQAGQRVLDVAAGTGTSAIPSARRGAEVVATDLTPELLEVGRERARAEGIELAWQTVDAEALPFADASFDVVMSSIGVMFAPHHELAADELVRVCRPGGTMGVLSWTPDGFIGQLFATMKPYAPAPPPGASPAPLWGSVEHVRKLFGDRVDEFVARQQALQVDRFGTGAEFRDFFKAHYGPTIAVYRFIAGDEDKVAALDADMAALGDRFFQDGVMPWEYLIVTAKRR; from the coding sequence ATGTCATCCTTTTCCAGCACCACCCACGCGGTGACGGCGACCGACGAAGACCGCGCACTCAAGGCGAAGCACGCCGCGATGTGGGCCAGCGGAAGTTATCCCACCGTCGTCGACGAGGTCGTCCACTCCCTCGGCCGGATCCTGGTCGAGACGGTCGACGTCCAGGCCGGGCAGCGCGTCCTCGACGTCGCCGCCGGCACGGGGACGTCCGCGATCCCGTCGGCCCGCCGTGGCGCAGAGGTCGTCGCGACGGACCTCACGCCCGAGCTCCTCGAGGTCGGCCGTGAACGGGCCCGGGCGGAGGGGATCGAGCTGGCGTGGCAGACGGTGGATGCCGAGGCCCTGCCCTTCGCCGACGCCTCATTCGACGTCGTCATGTCGAGCATCGGCGTGATGTTCGCGCCACATCACGAACTGGCTGCGGACGAGCTCGTCCGCGTGTGCCGTCCCGGAGGGACGATGGGAGTTCTGAGCTGGACCCCGGACGGGTTCATCGGACAGCTCTTCGCGACGATGAAGCCTTACGCGCCGGCGCCCCCTCCCGGTGCCTCACCCGCCCCGCTGTGGGGCAGCGTCGAGCACGTCCGGAAGCTGTTCGGCGACCGCGTCGACGAGTTCGTCGCACGCCAGCAGGCTCTGCAGGTCGACCGGTTCGGCACCGGCGCGGAGTTCCGTGACTTCTTCAAGGCCCACTACGGCCCGACGATCGCGGTCTACCGCTTCATCGCCGGCGACGAGGACAAGGTCGCCGCGCTCGACGCCGACATGGCCGCCCTCGGCGACCGGTTCTTCCAGGACGGCGTCATGCCGTGGGAGTACCTCATCGTCACGGCGAAGCGGCGGTAG
- a CDS encoding SRPBCC domain-containing protein, which produces MTANPSSAVDDAAFSVRRTIRISAPVAKVWAAVTEPEQISRWFGQAAFEGSYAGARGTLTWPDRKPIPVRLEAIEAQRMVSYRWSNDDASGIVPDELDDTHSTVFTFTLAEVADGTELTVVETGFEATSDPAANLADHRDGWNGELDKLVALLESGS; this is translated from the coding sequence ATGACAGCAAACCCGTCGTCGGCTGTCGACGACGCCGCATTCTCGGTGCGACGCACCATCCGCATCTCGGCACCGGTCGCAAAGGTCTGGGCTGCCGTCACCGAACCCGAGCAGATCTCGCGCTGGTTCGGGCAGGCGGCCTTCGAGGGCTCGTACGCCGGGGCGCGCGGCACCCTCACATGGCCCGATCGCAAGCCCATCCCCGTGCGGCTGGAAGCGATCGAGGCGCAGCGGATGGTCTCCTACCGGTGGAGCAACGACGATGCCAGCGGCATCGTGCCCGACGAACTCGACGACACGCACTCGACGGTCTTCACGTTCACGCTCGCCGAGGTGGCGGACGGAACCGAGCTGACGGTCGTCGAGACGGGGTTCGAGGCGACGTCCGATCCTGCGGCGAACCTGGCCGATCACCGCGACGGCTGGAACGGCGAGCTCGACAAGCTCGTCGCCCTGCTCGAGAGCGGCTCGTGA
- a CDS encoding GAP family protein: protein MEAIGHIIPIAVAVAISSVPIMATILILLSPNRARAGLPFLIGWAAGMLIVVSMFTLAAQAVPTARTHRQPDVAIAVLETIVGVVIVVLSVFAFRRSRHHPEPAMPDPLKAHRSLGPWEALGLAFVLNLRPKGLLLAIAAGLSIRADATSATDAIVAIAVYTVIGASSVAVPIIATLVAPKRMEPKLIDAREWLTRNGGTLTSLILFFIGVVIIGMGVARL, encoded by the coding sequence GTGGAGGCCATCGGCCACATCATCCCGATCGCGGTGGCGGTCGCGATCAGCTCGGTGCCGATCATGGCGACCATCCTGATCCTGCTGTCGCCTAACCGCGCGCGTGCGGGCCTGCCCTTCCTGATCGGGTGGGCCGCGGGCATGCTCATCGTGGTCTCGATGTTCACGCTCGCCGCCCAGGCCGTGCCCACGGCCCGCACCCATCGCCAGCCGGATGTCGCGATCGCGGTGCTCGAGACGATCGTCGGCGTCGTGATCGTCGTGCTGTCGGTCTTCGCCTTCCGCCGATCGCGGCATCATCCCGAGCCTGCCATGCCGGACCCGCTCAAGGCGCACCGGTCGCTCGGTCCGTGGGAGGCGCTCGGTCTGGCGTTCGTGCTGAACCTCCGGCCGAAGGGCCTGCTGCTCGCGATCGCGGCGGGCCTCTCGATCCGCGCCGATGCCACCTCTGCCACCGATGCGATCGTCGCGATCGCGGTCTACACGGTGATCGGAGCATCGAGCGTGGCCGTGCCGATCATCGCGACGCTGGTCGCGCCGAAGCGGATGGAGCCCAAGCTCATCGACGCGCGCGAGTGGCTCACGCGCAACGGCGGAACCCTGACGAGCCTGATCCTCTTCTTCATCGGCGTGGTCATCATCGGCATGGGCGTCGCTCGGTTGTGA
- a CDS encoding FMN-binding negative transcriptional regulator, which yields MRHTPRYLMTDPAEVKRLIRHHPWATFVSPTSAGLVASHYPALLEDGEGDDITIATHFGRPDEVAHEIGSHEVLVIVQGPHDYVSPSWYAPGDLVPTWNHVTAHLYGVPELLSEDENYAMLTLLTDRFEHHRPDGRSLREDEEGTRRIAKGTVGIRIRVSRFDARAKLSQNKPAEVRENVIAHLERHSPDLAAAMRRAPELTEPR from the coding sequence ATGCGCCACACCCCCCGATACCTGATGACCGACCCGGCCGAGGTGAAGCGACTCATCCGCCACCACCCGTGGGCGACCTTCGTGTCGCCGACGTCGGCCGGGCTGGTCGCTTCGCACTACCCGGCGCTGCTCGAGGACGGCGAGGGCGACGACATCACGATCGCCACGCACTTCGGCCGCCCCGACGAGGTCGCCCATGAGATCGGCAGCCACGAGGTTCTCGTCATCGTCCAGGGCCCCCACGACTATGTGTCGCCCAGCTGGTACGCGCCGGGCGACCTCGTCCCGACGTGGAATCACGTCACGGCGCATCTGTACGGCGTGCCGGAGCTGCTGTCGGAGGACGAGAACTACGCGATGCTGACCCTGCTGACCGACCGCTTCGAGCACCATCGGCCCGACGGCCGGAGCCTGCGGGAGGACGAGGAGGGCACGCGCCGCATCGCGAAGGGCACCGTGGGGATCCGCATCCGGGTCAGTCGGTTCGACGCGCGCGCCAAGCTCAGCCAGAACAAGCCGGCCGAGGTGCGCGAGAACGTGATCGCACACCTCGAACGGCACAGCCCGGACCTCGCGGCCGCGATGCGTCGCGCGCCGGAGCTGACCGAACCCCGCTGA
- a CDS encoding alpha/beta fold hydrolase: protein METLRADAVQDIRFARSADGVGIAYAVHGSGPPLLIDACWLSHLQFDWESPVWRHYLVELGKIATVIRYDERGHGLSDRGVTDHSLEARLGDLEAVVEDAGVDRFALMAMAQGGPVAIEYAARHPERLTRLVFYGSYAGAQAAATDEELELLAAFEALIRVGWARPTSEFRRVFSSMMIPGGTEEQMRWLDDLQQRACDTETAVVSRAQRQVTDSSARLPELNLPTLVIHSRGDQMNDFHHARDLAAGIRGARLVGLDSSNHIVLADEPAWPAFMHEMTEFMEPDRQQERAAVADDVAALVTARELDILRLAAAGHDNEAIAADLFLSVRTVERHLQNAYAKLGLSGRTARTAAVARLLSGA from the coding sequence GTGGAGACGCTGAGGGCGGATGCGGTGCAGGACATCCGCTTCGCGCGCTCGGCCGACGGGGTCGGAATCGCGTATGCCGTGCACGGATCGGGTCCGCCCCTGCTGATCGACGCCTGCTGGCTGAGCCACCTGCAGTTCGACTGGGAGAGCCCCGTCTGGCGGCACTATCTCGTCGAACTGGGGAAGATCGCCACCGTCATCCGCTACGACGAGCGTGGGCACGGCCTCTCCGACCGGGGAGTCACCGACCACAGCCTGGAGGCCCGGCTGGGCGATCTGGAGGCGGTCGTCGAGGATGCGGGTGTCGACCGGTTCGCGCTCATGGCCATGGCACAGGGCGGTCCCGTCGCGATCGAGTACGCCGCGCGGCATCCGGAACGACTCACGCGTCTCGTGTTCTACGGGAGCTATGCCGGCGCCCAGGCCGCGGCGACCGACGAGGAGCTGGAGCTCCTCGCAGCGTTCGAGGCGCTCATCAGGGTCGGCTGGGCGCGCCCGACGTCGGAGTTCCGTCGCGTCTTCAGCAGCATGATGATCCCCGGCGGAACCGAGGAGCAGATGCGATGGCTCGACGACCTGCAGCAGCGAGCCTGCGACACCGAGACGGCGGTCGTCTCCCGTGCCCAGCGGCAGGTCACAGACTCGTCGGCGCGCCTGCCCGAACTCAATCTTCCGACGCTCGTGATCCACAGTCGCGGCGACCAGATGAACGACTTCCACCATGCCCGCGACCTCGCTGCCGGCATCCGCGGTGCGCGGCTGGTCGGGCTGGACAGCAGCAACCACATCGTCCTCGCCGACGAGCCGGCATGGCCCGCGTTCATGCACGAGATGACCGAGTTCATGGAGCCCGACCGGCAGCAGGAGCGCGCGGCCGTCGCCGACGACGTCGCCGCACTGGTCACGGCGCGAGAGCTCGACATCCTGCGTCTCGCGGCCGCCGGGCACGACAACGAGGCGATCGCGGCCGACCTGTTCCTCTCCGTTCGGACGGTCGAGCGGCATCTGCAGAACGCCTACGCGAAGCTCGGGCTGAGCGGTCGGACCGCGCGGACCGCCGCCGTCGCACGCCTGCTGTCGGGCGCGTAG